One window of the Corticium candelabrum chromosome 7, ooCorCand1.1, whole genome shotgun sequence genome contains the following:
- the LOC134182720 gene encoding uncharacterized protein LOC134182720 isoform X1, whose protein sequence is MVTGVKDWERWIRRFERFRQASGLAEKTDETQVSTLIYSMGDKAEDVLQTLGLNEEQKKDYKTVKETMTSFFVKTRNIIYERAKFNQRVQFEGEPVDEFITSLYSLVEHCSYGELTNEMIRDRLVVEL, encoded by the exons atggtgacaggagttAAG GACTGGGAACGCTGGATAAGAAGATTCGAAAGATTTCGACAAGCATCAGGATTAGCAGAGAAGACAGACGAGACACAAGTAAGTACGTTGATCTATTCTATGGGTGACAAGGCAGAGGATGTGCTGCAGACGTTAGGATTGAACGAGGAGCAGAAGAAAGACTACAAGACCGTAAAAGAGACTATGACGAGCTTCTTTGTGAAGACAAGAAATATCATTTACGAACGCGCGAAGTTTAATCAAAGAGTTCAATTCGAAGGTGAACCAGTGGATGAATTTATTACTTCGTTATACAGTTTGGTAGAACATTGTAGTTATGGAGAACTTACTAACGAAATGATTCGGGACAGATTGGTAGTTGAACTGTGA
- the LOC134182720 gene encoding uncharacterized protein LOC134182720 isoform X2: protein MVTGVKDWERWIRRFERFRQASGLAEKTDETQTLGLNEEQKKDYKTVKETMTSFFVKTRNIIYERAKFNQRVQFEGEPVDEFITSLYSLVEHCSYGELTNEMIRDRLVVEL, encoded by the exons atggtgacaggagttAAG GACTGGGAACGCTGGATAAGAAGATTCGAAAGATTTCGACAAGCATCAGGATTAGCAGAGAAGACAGACGAGACACAA ACGTTAGGATTGAACGAGGAGCAGAAGAAAGACTACAAGACCGTAAAAGAGACTATGACGAGCTTCTTTGTGAAGACAAGAAATATCATTTACGAACGCGCGAAGTTTAATCAAAGAGTTCAATTCGAAGGTGAACCAGTGGATGAATTTATTACTTCGTTATACAGTTTGGTAGAACATTGTAGTTATGGAGAACTTACTAACGAAATGATTCGGGACAGATTGGTAGTTGAACTGTGA